The following is a genomic window from Actinomadura sp. WMMB 499.
TCGGGCGGGTGTCGGCGCCGACCTTGACGTCCCCGACGGCGCCGCCCACCCGGCGTGCGTCGAACGTCATGTGCACGACGTGGGTGTCCTCGCCGGGAAGATGGTCGCAGACGTAGAGCAGCCGTCCCGGTTCGACGTCCAAGCCGGTTTCCTCCCGTGTCTCCCGGACGAGGGCGTCGGCGAGCGGCTCCCCGTGCTCGACCTTCCCTCCCGGAAGTGACCAGGCGCGACCGGTGTCGGTGTCCTGGTCGAGGAGCAGGAGCCGGCCGTCCTCGATGACGACCGCGGTGACTCTGACAGCGATGCGTGCGCCCATCCCGGCACCGTATGCCCAGAGCGACTCCGGTGGTCAGTGGTCAATCGAAGGCTCGGGACATTTCGTCGAGGTGTTCGTCCGCTACGACGGCGAGGGGGCGGCGCGGATGCTGCTCGATCCACGCGAGGGAGCCGATGCGGAGCGACGACATGAAGGCGCCCGCGAGGATCCGGGGACGCGGGCTGTCGGGGGGCGATCCGTCCCGTTCGGCGATGAGGGCGGCCAGCGAGCGTTCGATGTCGGCCCAGCGCGCGAGTTGGCGGGCCAGGACGGACGGGTGCGCGCGCGCCAACCGGGCCTGTGCGGCCCACTCCGGGTCCGGTTCGCCGATCTCCTCCATGAGCGCGTGCAAGGAGTTTCGTAGGGCGGGCCAAGCGCGTTCGGAGGGCGGCCGGGACTGGAAGGTTCGCATGAGCGACTGCATGCGTTCGGCGTCGCCGTAGAGGACCGCGTCCTCCTTGGCGGCGAAGTAGTTCGAGAAGGTGCGGCGGGAGACGTCCGCGGCGTCGGCGATGGCCTCGACGGTGACGTTGTCGAGCCCGTGTTCGATGGTGAGGCGGATCGCGGCCCGGTGCAGGGCGCGCCGCGTCGCCTCCTTCTTGCGCTCGCGCAGGCTCTCCATGTCCTCCAGCACCCTACTGTGTACGGGGAGTTGCACTCTGAGAAACTTTGCGCAGTGGGAATAAATTCCCGGTGGGCGGCCTTGAAGGTCTCGTTCCCACTACCTGTCCGGAGGCGTCCCTTGAGTGTGCCTGCCCCGTCGCCAGCGCCGATGTCGCGGCGGCAGATCCTGGAGGCCCTGAGCGGCCTGCTGCTGGTGCTGTTCGTCGCGATGCTCAGCGCGACGGTCGTGTCGACGGCGCTGCCGCAGATCATCGGGTCGCTGAAGGGCAGCCAGTCGCAGTACACGTGGGTCGTCACGGCGACCCTGCTGGTGTCGACGGCCAGCACCCCGATCTGGGGGAAGCTCGCGGATCTGTACAGCAAGAAGCTGCTGCTG
Proteins encoded in this region:
- a CDS encoding NUDIX domain-containing protein, which produces MGARIAVRVTAVVIEDGRLLLLDQDTDTGRAWSLPGGKVEHGEPLADALVRETREETGLDVEPGRLLYVCDHLPGEDTHVVHMTFDARRVGGAVGDVKVGADTRPIRGVEFVPLGKLPDLGFSDRFIELALQGWPGAGSYMGPKSAIGL
- a CDS encoding TetR/AcrR family transcriptional regulator, which codes for MQLPVHSRVLEDMESLRERKKEATRRALHRAAIRLTIEHGLDNVTVEAIADAADVSRRTFSNYFAAKEDAVLYGDAERMQSLMRTFQSRPPSERAWPALRNSLHALMEEIGEPDPEWAAQARLARAHPSVLARQLARWADIERSLAALIAERDGSPPDSPRPRILAGAFMSSLRIGSLAWIEQHPRRPLAVVADEHLDEMSRAFD